Part of the Kordiimonas pumila genome is shown below.
TGTTCTTGCCGCAGACCAAGCAGTATGCGTTGGTGAACCACTGCCTGCGCAGTCTTACCTGCGTATTGAGGCTATCATTGAGGCAGCACAGATCAGCGGCGCTGATGCAGTTCATCCTGGCTACGGCTTTCTAGCAGAGAATGAAGACTTTGCCACCGCTTGCCGTGCTGCAGGCCTGGTCTTTATCGGCCCCTCACCAGAATCGATTCGTGCAATGGGCGACAAAGCTGGCGGCAAACGTTTAATGATTGATGCCGGAGTTCCTTGCATACCTGGCTATCAGGGTGATGATCAGAGTGAAGCGCATTTATTCGCAGAAGCCAATCGCATTGGTTATCCTGTGATGATTAAAGCCACGGCAGGGGGCGGTGGTCGGGGTATGCGATTAGTCACATCAAGTGCTGAATTCGTCGACATGCTTCGAAGTGCTCAATCAGAAGCCAAAAACGCTTTTGGTGATGCCACAGTTATACTAGAACGGGCAATTCTTGAACCACGCCATATTGAAATCCAAATCTTTGCTGACCGACATGGCAATGCAGTACATTTAGGTGAACGCGACTGTTCTGTTCAGCGTCGCCACCAAAAAGTGATCGAGGAAGCTCCATCACCAGCAGTCAATGCGGAACTACGTGCGTCCATGGGCGCCACTGCCGTAACTGCCGCCAAGGCCATATCCTATGAAGGCGCGGGAACACTGGAATTTCTACTAGACAGTGCAGGCAATTACTACTTCATGGAAATGAACACACGGTTACAAGTAGAGCACCCTGTAACCGAAGCTATCACAGGCCTGGACTTAGTCGAGTGGCAATTACGCGTAGCCGCTGGTGAGGCTCTTCCCCTCACTCAGGACGATATCTGTTTCTCAGGCCATGCCATGGAAGTTCGTTTATGTGCTGAAGATGTACGCGCCGGCTTTATGCCTCAGAGCGGCACGATGCGGCGCTGGGACATCCCTCACGACCTGCGAGTAGAACATGGTTTAAACTCAGGCACATCAATTCCGCCATTCTACGATTCAATGATTGCCAAGCTGATCACGCACGGTAAAACACGTGACGAAGCCCGTCGCCGCTTAATACAAGGTGTAGAAGATACAGTAGCACTAGGTGTAAAAACAAACCAAGAGTTCTTAACGCGCTGCCTATCGCACCCGGTCTTTGCTAAAGACGGGGCCACTACGGCCTTCATCGCACAACATGAAAAAGATCTTGTTCCAGCTGATGAAAAAGCAACCAAACGTGCAGTTATTGTTGGTGCTTGGTTACTCCACGAAACACATGCACACGTTCGACAAAATGTGAGCGACCGTAGCCTGGCCCACGCGTTACCACTTGGCATGCATTTCGCCCTTGACGATACTCCGCATGTTGTAAATATTTCCCAGGTTCAACCGCGTCTTTTCAAGGTCTCTCTAGAAGGGGAGGAACATGAAATAACTGCGGTTTCTCTATGCCAAACGGAGGCTCGTTTTGTTCTCGACGGTGTGATGGAAAGTGTAGCCTATGACCGAGATGGCTCTAGCCTCTGGATACTTCTTGCAGGCCGGCCATATGCGCTGGAAGATCATACCCGTGCAGTAGCTTCACGCCAAGATAACGGTGATAGTGATGGGCGAGTTAGGGCCTCTATGAATGGCCGGATTGTAGCACTGATGGCGGCCGTAGGCGACAAGGTACAACTTGGCCAGCCTCTTCTAACACTTGAAGCAATGAAAATGGAACATGTGCATACCGCACCCGTCGAAGGCGTTATCACAGAAATAATGGCTAGCGTCGACGATCAAGTCAAAGCTCACAGCGTGGTCATCGAAATCTTACCAGATGAAACAAAAGGAGGCTCAAAGTGAGCGATTGGCAAGGGACCAAAGCAGAGGTTATTCATGAAAAGCGCGAACGGTCATTTTGGATCATCATAAATCGTCCAGAAAAGCGAAATGCCATTAATGACGGTGTCATCTCCGGTATTCGCGCAGGTATCCACGCAGCACAAAACGACCCTGAAATCCGGGTTATCGTCATAACAGCAGTTGGTGAAAAGGCTTTTTGCGCCGGCGCTGACCTACAACCCGGTAAAGGATTTGTATTCGACTTCTCTCGCCCCAGCAATGACTATGCCGATTTACTACGTGAAACCCAAAATGCAACCTTACCAATCGTAGCTAGGATCAATGGTACCTGTATGGCCGGGGGCATGGGCCTGTTATGCATGGCGGACTTGGCTGTGTCCGCTGATCATGCACTGTTTGGGTTGCCTGAAGTAAAAGTAGGCGTGTTCCCAATGCAAGTCCTTAGCCTTCTCAAAGACCAGATTCCTATGCGAATTATGCGTGAATGGGCACTCACAGGTGAGCCCTTCTCTGCCGAGGATGCACGTCAATTTGGGCTGGTCAATCACGTTGTTCCACAATCAGACCTTGATAGCAAAACAGAATGGCTGATTAATCGACTTGCAGACAAATCACCAACAGCAATACGGCGGGGTAAATATGCTATACGTGCTATTTCTGCCATGTCATTTGATCAAGCTATTGCGTACACAGAGAGTCAAATTGCCCTACTACCCATGACGGAAGATGCTCGCGAAGGAATAGCGGCTTTCCAAGAGAAACGCAGACCAAATTGGACAGGGCGCTAAAACAAACTTCTAATAATCCACCTATGTACACCAAGCTTAATTCCATGAGAGTCATGAATGCACTTTGGGTTATTAGAAACAACTTTATATTAGAATTTTAATGAGCTTGGTAAAGTGAACCTACTGTCTTGGTTGAGACCATTCTACAAAATCACCCAAGTACGCTTGGATGGTGGCATTGAACTATGAGGATGACCGGGATACGGTGCGCCTGAATGAAGGCGTACTTCACGACACATCCTTTGCGAAGTACGCCGTTGCCTTTTTTAGAAGGTCGCGCTCCTCAGTGACACGCAACAGCTCAGCCTTCAACCGGCAGACCTCCATTCTATCAGCAGTCTCCTGCTTGGATTCTTTGGCAGGCTTATGGAATTGACGCTTCCAGTCATCAAGGGACTTCGTGCAAACCCCCGAGACGCTCTGCAACCTCTTTAACCTAATAACCTCGGTCAGTGATTTGTGATACAGCATCACGCTTGAATTCTTCTGTATAACGAACACCTATCGGCACAATCTATAAACTCCTTGCTCCCATTTTATAAAGCGCAAGGTGTCTACAAATCTAGGGGCATCTCATTCTGACATGGTCTGACAGTTACCGACAATCGAGACAATCTAGATGGAACTTAATGGCCTGTTATAAAAGCTTCCTCTTATTTCCAGCCACAAACGCATCCACCTCTTCATTAGTACCATATAGAATGACCGTCATATAGGCTAACCAACCCAGCATTTTCACACCAAGGAAACGTTTGTCATTCCCTGAGTTTAATGACTCTGTGGAATGAGCAAGGCTGGCACGCAGCACCCCATATCTATATCTAGGTTTTTTGTTCGTTTCTTTAGCTTTCAACCTTATATTTATAAACTCCTGCTTGCGGCCCGACATCCAATACCTATATGCCTCTTGTTCAAGGCTCTCCGTAGAGTCTTCTCCCCGTTTTGCCAGCGGTTTTCCTTTCATGCTCCAGAACACAGACGGAATAGCATCCTGATCAAAATTCAATATTGCCGACAGGTCCTCCCGGGTTGTTATCCGCAGATAATGCTTGCTGGCAGTGAAAGCTTTCAAGACTGCCATAGCCTGCTTAACGATAGCTTTGCGAGGACGCTTCTTCTGGCACTTATTGCGTAAGATATTCGAAACTTTAATCGCCAATCTTAAAACGTCTGGGCTGTTATGAAGGTCTGGTATCAAAACTTCCTGAATTGCATTCTGAGGTGTATCCTCTGAGCCTGCCTTATCGCCGATAAATTTTGCGCCGCCCTTTTTCGTTTTCACAGCTGCGAGCTTCCTACACCGATACACAATGCCCTCAAGGTCTTCTTCTACAACTGGGTACTGTAGAGCTATACCCGCTATGCTCTGTCCTGCCTCCAACTTTTGAAGAGCGCCCGCGAGAATAAGATATGTCTCTGGGAGATCAAAGGTCAGGTTTGGCTGACACTTCCGCCCCGCAGTGCCAAGGATCCGCTTTTCTTCTCGGCCAAAACGAACCCGCTCATGCACTCGCTTCACAAGCGTGGTCATAGTAGCTTGATAGCCTTCTCGGAGCTTTTTAGCCCGTAAATTACCAAATCGCTTAAGAGATAGTTGTAAACTTTCTTTATCCCATATAGCGCGCCCTAGCTTCCGATGAACCGTTTCCATAACCAAATGCAGATAGGTTTGTGCTGATGTTGCGGGGCTTGCATGCCCAAGCCCTTTCGTCATCTGCCAGAGGGCATCTCTCACTAGGTCATCGCCCATCATCCAATACCTTCTGACGGACGCAAGCTTTTGCGCATCATAACCTGTGAGTTTATGGGCGAGTTCATGCTCTTTCGACAATATTGTCCAAGTGTATGTTGCACACGAATGACGTAGTGAATGGAAGACCACCTCTTCATTACCAGTCGATTGTCTCAGGGCACCTCCGAGCTTTTGACTGACAACAATTTGGTCCAGGGGGATATTCTCACCGTCAAGCCCAAACAAAAGCGCACCCCGTCCATTATCTAAGCCGAGCTTGTGATAATAGTGCTTCAACAACTCCAGTTCATCAGCAGTAAAGAGTACCGACAGCTCAAGCCTGCGAAGAGCATTGTCAGATTTGTTGGACCCATGCCTGCTCCCGCGAACATACACTGTCCACCCTGACTTGGGGTCTATATCCCGAAACCGAAATTTTAGAATTTCTCCGATCCTAAGGCCACACCGAAAACCAAAAATCAGGATTAGTTTGAGCTGAGTTTGATAAATCTCAGGCTCTTCCAGCGTCTCGATAGCTTCGAGCACATTATACACATGCCGGTGATCCAAAATAGATGTCCGAACAAAGGTTAAAGACTTACTCACCTGAAGAAATTTAGTGAGCTTAATATTTATATCCCACCCGTAGTTTTCCACACCAAATTGATGCAGCCAGCGTAATCGAGCAATATGGACTTGCTTCGGTTTAGTGGAGAGCATTTGATATGATCCTAGACTTTGGAGTTATTACATGTCTTCACATCGAGTATTGTTTACAAAAGAATTTAAGGAAGAAGCAGTTCGTCTTGCGTTAACGAGTGATCGTCAGCGACAGGATATTGCCTCAGATTTGGGCATAGGTAAATCCACTCTTTGCCGCTGGGTTAGCCAGCATCGTCATTCAGTCCAGCCGGATGCTGTTTCAGATGACAAGGATAAGGAGCTTGCCCTTCTGCGACGGGAAGTTCAACTTCTGAAGGCAGAACGCGATTTATTAAAAAAGGCTACAGCTCTTTTCGCCCGGGAAAGTCGGTGAGGTTTTCCCTTATTGATGCGAAGAGGGCCTGTCTGCCTGTTGAGCGTGCCTGTTTGTTGCTGAATGTCAGTATGAGTGGTTATTATGCCTGGAAGAAGAGGTCTGTCAGCAAGCGACAGCGCGATGATATGGTGTTGCTTGTCCATATACGCAGCTATTTTCGCCAGTCAAACGATACGTATGGCAGTCCCCGTATGGCAGCAGAGTTGCAAGCATGTGGGTTTTCTGTTGGCCGTCGGCGTGTTGCCCGTCTGATGAAAGAGACTGGCCTGCAAGCCAGACAAAAAAGGCGGTTCAAATGCACAACAGATAGCCATCATGATAATCCCGTGTTTCCTAACTTGCTGGAGCAAGATTTTACAGCTTCTGCGCCAGACAGGAAATGGGGTGTTGATATCAGTTATATCTGGACAATGGAAGGTTGGCTCTATCTGGCAGTTGTCATTGACCTTTATGCCCGTCGTGTTGTTGGCTGGGCCACAAGCAACAGGCTAAAAAAGGAGCTGGCCCTTGAAGCTCTGGACAAGGCTTTCATCCTCAGACAACCGCCTCCCGGCCTGATCCATCACAGCGACAGGGGCAGTCAATATTGCTCATACGAGTATCGCAAGCGTCTGAAAAAATACCGTATGACCGGCTCTATGTCAGCCAAGGGAAATTGCTATGATAATGCCGTGGTGGAGACATTCTTTAAAA
Proteins encoded:
- a CDS encoding acetyl-CoA carboxylase biotin carboxylase subunit; this translates as MNASTPFTKILIANRGEIALRIIRSARALGYRTVAVYSTADAQAAHVLAADQAVCVGEPLPAQSYLRIEAIIEAAQISGADAVHPGYGFLAENEDFATACRAAGLVFIGPSPESIRAMGDKAGGKRLMIDAGVPCIPGYQGDDQSEAHLFAEANRIGYPVMIKATAGGGGRGMRLVTSSAEFVDMLRSAQSEAKNAFGDATVILERAILEPRHIEIQIFADRHGNAVHLGERDCSVQRRHQKVIEEAPSPAVNAELRASMGATAVTAAKAISYEGAGTLEFLLDSAGNYYFMEMNTRLQVEHPVTEAITGLDLVEWQLRVAAGEALPLTQDDICFSGHAMEVRLCAEDVRAGFMPQSGTMRRWDIPHDLRVEHGLNSGTSIPPFYDSMIAKLITHGKTRDEARRRLIQGVEDTVALGVKTNQEFLTRCLSHPVFAKDGATTAFIAQHEKDLVPADEKATKRAVIVGAWLLHETHAHVRQNVSDRSLAHALPLGMHFALDDTPHVVNISQVQPRLFKVSLEGEEHEITAVSLCQTEARFVLDGVMESVAYDRDGSSLWILLAGRPYALEDHTRAVASRQDNGDSDGRVRASMNGRIVALMAAVGDKVQLGQPLLTLEAMKMEHVHTAPVEGVITEIMASVDDQVKAHSVVIEILPDETKGGSK
- a CDS encoding IS3 family transposase (programmed frameshift), producing MSSHRVLFTKEFKEEAVRLALTSDRQRQDIASDLGIGKSTLCRWVSQHRHSVQPDAVSDDKDKELALLRREVQLLKAERDLLKKATALFAPGKSVRFSLIDAKRACLPVERACLLLNVSMSGYYAWKKRSVSKRQRDDMVLLVHIRSYFRQSNDTYGSPRMAAELQACGFSVGRRRVARLMKETGLQARQKRRFKCTTDSHHDNPVFPNLLEQDFTASAPDRKWGVDISYIWTMEGWLYLAVVIDLYARRVVGWATSNRLKKELALEALDKAFILRQPPPGLIHHSDRGSQYCSYEYRKRLKKYRMTGSMSAKGNCYDNAVVETFFKTIKTELVWRTSFATRKEATNMIAHYIGDFYNPRRRHSTLGYLSPIQFEKRAA
- a CDS encoding site-specific integrase, yielding MLSTKPKQVHIARLRWLHQFGVENYGWDINIKLTKFLQVSKSLTFVRTSILDHRHVYNVLEAIETLEEPEIYQTQLKLILIFGFRCGLRIGEILKFRFRDIDPKSGWTVYVRGSRHGSNKSDNALRRLELSVLFTADELELLKHYYHKLGLDNGRGALLFGLDGENIPLDQIVVSQKLGGALRQSTGNEEVVFHSLRHSCATYTWTILSKEHELAHKLTGYDAQKLASVRRYWMMGDDLVRDALWQMTKGLGHASPATSAQTYLHLVMETVHRKLGRAIWDKESLQLSLKRFGNLRAKKLREGYQATMTTLVKRVHERVRFGREEKRILGTAGRKCQPNLTFDLPETYLILAGALQKLEAGQSIAGIALQYPVVEEDLEGIVYRCRKLAAVKTKKGGAKFIGDKAGSEDTPQNAIQEVLIPDLHNSPDVLRLAIKVSNILRNKCQKKRPRKAIVKQAMAVLKAFTASKHYLRITTREDLSAILNFDQDAIPSVFWSMKGKPLAKRGEDSTESLEQEAYRYWMSGRKQEFINIRLKAKETNKKPRYRYGVLRASLAHSTESLNSGNDKRFLGVKMLGWLAYMTVILYGTNEEVDAFVAGNKRKLL
- a CDS encoding enoyl-CoA hydratase/isomerase family protein, translated to MSDWQGTKAEVIHEKRERSFWIIINRPEKRNAINDGVISGIRAGIHAAQNDPEIRVIVITAVGEKAFCAGADLQPGKGFVFDFSRPSNDYADLLRETQNATLPIVARINGTCMAGGMGLLCMADLAVSADHALFGLPEVKVGVFPMQVLSLLKDQIPMRIMREWALTGEPFSAEDARQFGLVNHVVPQSDLDSKTEWLINRLADKSPTAIRRGKYAIRAISAMSFDQAIAYTESQIALLPMTEDAREGIAAFQEKRRPNWTGR